A segment of the Acidiphilium multivorum AIU301 genome:
TGAAATATAATTATCCGCAAGTTCGTGATGAGTAGTGCAATCATACTTACACGTCATCATGTAAACATGGAAGCATGATTGTTTTTCTGGTCGAGCTGGTGAGTGGCATGGTGGCGACCGGCGCGGCAGCGGCCGCGATCATCACGCACCCCGGCGACCAGGCCACAGAGACCCATGCACAGCGCGCTGGTGCGGCCGGGGAGAAGCGTGTCGCGCGTGCGTTGGAGCGGGCAGGGGTGCCCGCGATCCACGACATCACCTTGCAGGATCAGCGCGGCACGCATCAGATCGATCATGTCGCGGCGGCCGGCGATTGCCTCTATTGCCTCGAAACAAAGACCTGGCGCGGCGAGCTGCTGGGGCGCGCCGATGCCCAGCATTGGATTCTAAAAAAGCCGGATGGCGCCGCGCAGAGTGTCTATAACCCACTTATGCAAAACGAGACCCACCGCGACGTGATCCGCCGGGTGGCACAAGTGCCCGTCCGGCCGCTGGTCATCCTGGCCGGGCATCTGCGGCTTGCCGGCGGGCCAGTGCCGGGCATGATTCCGCTCACGAGTGCGATCATGGAGATGACGAGGGCAGGGGCGGCCTCTGGCCGCGCCCTGGCGGCCTTGGAGAGCCTGGCGAGGTTCCGGGGGCAATCGCGGCAGGCAGCCCTGTCCGCCGCGCACAGCCGACGCATGAGGCGACAGAAGCCAACCCGCACACGCCAGCTTTGGACTCTGGCCGTAGGGGCGGCGCTGGTGTTTCTTATTCTGGCGGTCGAGCAGGCAATTTTCTCGTGAATATCCTTGCTTTTCGTAAGATATTTAGATATTCAAAAATAGATATTCGGATATCATAGGGAGCCCATGCCGCTTTACATCCGCGATGATGCGACTGCCGAGCTTGTCGCCAAACTGGCGAAAGAGCGCGGCCTAACTAAACAGGATGCCGTGCGGATCGCCGTGCAGGCCGAGCTTGACCGGACCCACGACGCAAAGCCCTTGCGCGAGCGCCTGCGCGAGTGGCGCGAAGCCAATCCGCTGCCACCGCC
Coding sequences within it:
- a CDS encoding nuclease-related domain-containing protein; this encodes MIVFLVELVSGMVATGAAAAAIITHPGDQATETHAQRAGAAGEKRVARALERAGVPAIHDITLQDQRGTHQIDHVAAAGDCLYCLETKTWRGELLGRADAQHWILKKPDGAAQSVYNPLMQNETHRDVIRRVAQVPVRPLVILAGHLRLAGGPVPGMIPLTSAIMEMTRAGAASGRALAALESLARFRGQSRQAALSAAHSRRMRRQKPTRTRQLWTLAVGAALVFLILAVEQAIFS
- a CDS encoding type II toxin-antitoxin system VapB family antitoxin, which gives rise to MPLYIRDDATAELVAKLAKERGLTKQDAVRIAVQAELDRTHDAKPLRERLREWREANPLPPPTGLKADKAFFDDLSGEGE